One Methanococcus voltae genomic region harbors:
- a CDS encoding ATP-binding cassette domain-containing protein — protein sequence MEIKEIKIIGGVDKCGNPENVKELIVKKGEIFGVVGPTGSGKSNLISDIEQLSQGDTVSGRKIMINNEIPSSDMRRDPRKRRIAQLSQNMNFLADMTVEEFLIMHAKSRGINSEGLVDKVIDLANNLTGEPIKKDYNLTILSGGQSRSLMVADVAVISDSPIVLIDEIENAGIKKHEALELLAGYGKIVMVITHDPVLALMTNRRVVMKNGAMTEIIETSDEEKEVSKRLNDLDGWMLSMREKVRHGEKLSIGDIQNTCKTC from the coding sequence ATGGAAATCAAAGAAATTAAGATAATTGGTGGCGTTGATAAGTGCGGAAATCCTGAAAACGTCAAAGAATTAATTGTAAAAAAAGGAGAAATTTTTGGAGTGGTTGGCCCTACAGGTAGCGGTAAATCAAACTTGATAAGTGATATTGAACAATTATCACAAGGAGATACCGTTTCAGGAAGGAAAATAATGATTAACAACGAAATTCCAAGTTCCGATATGAGAAGAGACCCTAGAAAAAGAAGAATTGCTCAATTATCTCAGAATATGAACTTTTTAGCAGACATGACTGTCGAAGAGTTTTTAATAATGCACGCGAAAAGTAGGGGAATAAATTCTGAAGGTTTAGTTGATAAAGTAATAGACCTTGCAAATAATTTAACCGGAGAACCGATTAAAAAAGATTATAACCTTACAATATTAAGTGGAGGGCAATCTAGAAGTTTAATGGTTGCAGATGTAGCCGTCATAAGTGACTCTCCTATTGTATTGATTGATGAAATTGAAAACGCAGGAATTAAAAAGCACGAAGCTTTAGAGTTACTCGCAGGCTATGGTAAAATTGTAATGGTAATTACTCATGACCCTGTTTTGGCATTAATGACTAATAGGCGAGTTGTAATGAAAAATGGAGCTATGACTGAAATAATTGAGACATCAGACGAGGAAAAAGAAGTTTCAAAACGATTAAACGATTTAGATGGTTGGATGCTTTCAATGCGTGAAAAAGTAAGGCATGGTGAGAAGTTAAGTATTGGAGATATCCAAAATACTTGTAAAACATGCTAA
- the comA gene encoding phosphosulfolactate synthase → MQSFSFLKIPVHNGLTMIIDKGQSPEYVEHSMKVFGSYITCAKFGWGTSAVQSEEILKEKIEIYKKYGVKPYPGGTLFEYALKDGKFLEFLDYCKNLGFECIEISDGSMEIDFDLKCECIKKAKEYGFTVLSEIGKKSIEEDAKIPISKKIADLKLEIEAGSDFVILEGREGGKSIGLYDEKGNLKQDDLEQIVNSDIDFKKLIFEAPLKNQQVEFIERFGNSVNLGNIAFDEVISLETLRTGLRGDTFGKILK, encoded by the coding sequence ATGCAATCTTTTTCATTTTTAAAAATACCGGTACATAATGGATTAACGATGATAATAGACAAAGGTCAAAGTCCTGAATACGTGGAACATAGCATGAAAGTTTTTGGAAGCTATATAACATGTGCTAAATTCGGTTGGGGGACTTCTGCAGTTCAATCTGAGGAAATTTTGAAGGAAAAAATAGAAATATACAAAAAATATGGTGTAAAACCCTATCCTGGGGGCACATTATTTGAATATGCCCTTAAAGATGGTAAATTTTTAGAATTTTTAGATTATTGTAAGAATTTAGGTTTTGAATGTATTGAAATTTCAGACGGTTCAATGGAGATCGATTTTGATTTAAAGTGCGAATGTATTAAAAAAGCAAAAGAATATGGATTTACAGTTTTATCTGAAATCGGTAAAAAAAGCATCGAAGAAGACGCAAAAATCCCAATTTCTAAAAAGATAGCAGATTTAAAACTTGAAATTGAAGCAGGTTCTGATTTTGTGATTTTAGAGGGTCGTGAAGGTGGTAAATCAATTGGACTTTACGACGAAAAGGGCAATTTAAAACAAGATGACCTTGAACAAATCGTAAATTCAGACATTGACTTTAAAAAGTTGATTTTCGAAGCCCCTCTTAAAAATCAACAGGTTGAATTTATAGAAAGATTTGGAAATAGCGTAAATTTGGGAAATATAGCTTTTGATGAAGTAATTTCCTTAGAAACACTTAGAACCGGACTTAGGGGCGATACTTTCGGTAAAATACTTAAATAA
- the hypE gene encoding hydrogenase expression/formation protein HypE: MKITRMHGAGGKVMQNLIGDVILGSLSTTQVNGGIGLQDLDDGSTIPIGDNEIVFTVDGHTVDPIFFKGGDIGRISVCGTVNDLSVMGAKPLALSMSFVLPEGFDIAQLKEIMASINLACEEAGVAVITGDTKVSNVSDIIISSAGIGIVEKGKAVRDKGMKEGDSIIVTGNLAEHGLTILLSREGFDLESNLKSDVAPVNGLIQSVLSEGIIINAMKDPTRGGLADSLNEMAEKSGLGVTLQEDKIPLSDEVKFISEALGIDPLTVANEGKVVMAIPKKDAERALEIIKEHPLGKNAQIVGEVTSEHKGVIMETLVGKRVVDTPIGDPIPRVC; encoded by the coding sequence GTGAAAATTACGAGAATGCACGGCGCTGGCGGTAAAGTAATGCAAAATTTAATAGGGGATGTAATATTAGGTAGTTTATCAACTACTCAGGTTAATGGTGGTATTGGACTTCAAGACTTAGACGATGGTTCTACAATACCTATTGGAGATAATGAAATAGTTTTTACAGTTGATGGCCATACAGTAGATCCGATATTTTTTAAAGGCGGAGATATTGGTAGAATTTCAGTGTGCGGTACTGTCAATGACCTTTCTGTTATGGGTGCAAAACCTTTAGCTCTTTCTATGTCTTTTGTTTTACCCGAAGGTTTTGATATAGCGCAGTTAAAAGAAATTATGGCTTCAATAAACCTTGCTTGCGAAGAAGCTGGTGTAGCAGTAATTACAGGTGACACAAAAGTTTCAAATGTTTCCGATATTATTATTTCATCTGCAGGGATAGGTATTGTTGAAAAAGGAAAAGCAGTTAGGGATAAGGGGATGAAAGAAGGAGATTCCATAATTGTAACGGGAAATCTTGCAGAACATGGGCTAACAATTCTATTAAGTAGAGAAGGCTTTGATTTAGAATCAAACCTAAAATCAGATGTTGCACCTGTTAACGGTTTAATTCAGTCCGTATTATCAGAGGGAATAATAATTAATGCGATGAAAGACCCTACGAGAGGAGGACTTGCAGATTCTTTGAATGAAATGGCTGAAAAAAGTGGTTTAGGGGTTACTTTACAAGAAGACAAGATACCATTAAGCGATGAAGTAAAATTTATATCTGAAGCTCTAGGTATTGACCCATTAACTGTTGCAAATGAAGGAAAAGTCGTCATGGCAATACCAAAAAAAGATGCTGAAAGAGCACTTGAAATTATTAAAGAACATCCCCTAGGTAAAAATGCGCAAATAGTTGGAGAAGTAACTTCCGAGCACAAAGGCGTAATTATGGAAACTTTAGTAGGTAAAAGAGTTGTCGATACCCCAATTGGAGACCCAATTCCTAGAGTTTGTTAA
- the mfnA gene encoding tyrosine decarboxylase MfnA, with translation MVNNNEILEQLQRYRDLDLKYEKGNIFGSMCTKPHPMTLEIIKMFYETNLGDPGLFKGTKKLEEESVSRIGKLLNNPEAFGYIISGGTEANITAMRLFNNIAKSNLNSANSTITPSNIIIPETAHFSFDKSKDMMNLNLIRPPLTEYYTSDVKWIKDYVEDTIPKNEENHVSGLVGIAGCTELGTIDNIKELSKIAYENDIPLHVDAAFGGFVIPFLEDKYKLKNYNYNFDFNLEGVTTITIDPHKMGLSPISAGGIIFRNKSYKTYLDIEAPYLTETLQATILGTRTGVGAATTWGLLKLLGKEGYAKITNECMEKTAYLTRKLKENGFETVIEPVLNIVAIKDENAKETCKKLKEKGIYVSVCRCTNALRIVIMPHLEFEHLDNLITNLCDVNKK, from the coding sequence ATGGTAAATAACAACGAAATATTGGAACAATTACAAAGATATAGAGATTTAGACTTAAAATATGAAAAAGGAAACATATTTGGGTCCATGTGTACAAAACCTCACCCAATGACCTTGGAAATCATAAAAATGTTTTATGAAACTAACTTAGGGGACCCAGGTTTATTTAAAGGAACCAAAAAATTAGAAGAAGAATCTGTATCCAGGATTGGTAAATTACTAAACAATCCCGAAGCTTTTGGATACATTATTTCGGGAGGTACTGAAGCTAATATAACAGCCATGCGTTTGTTTAATAATATAGCTAAATCTAACTTAAATAGTGCCAATAGTACAATAACACCTTCAAATATAATAATACCGGAAACAGCTCACTTTTCATTTGATAAATCAAAAGATATGATGAATTTGAACTTAATAAGACCTCCTTTAACAGAATATTACACATCTGATGTAAAATGGATTAAAGACTATGTTGAAGATACAATACCCAAAAATGAAGAAAATCATGTTTCAGGACTTGTAGGTATTGCAGGGTGTACAGAATTAGGAACTATAGATAATATAAAAGAATTATCTAAAATAGCGTACGAAAATGACATACCATTACATGTGGATGCCGCATTTGGTGGCTTTGTGATACCATTCTTAGAGGACAAGTATAAACTCAAAAATTATAATTATAATTTCGACTTTAATCTTGAAGGTGTAACCACCATTACAATCGATCCTCATAAAATGGGATTGTCCCCAATATCTGCAGGAGGAATAATATTCAGAAATAAAAGCTACAAGACTTATTTAGATATTGAAGCTCCTTACTTAACAGAAACGTTACAAGCCACGATATTAGGTACACGTACTGGCGTAGGGGCTGCCACTACATGGGGATTACTAAAATTATTAGGCAAGGAAGGATACGCTAAAATAACAAATGAGTGTATGGAAAAAACTGCTTATCTAACTAGAAAATTAAAGGAAAATGGTTTTGAAACAGTCATTGAACCTGTCTTAAATATTGTAGCAATTAAAGATGAAAATGCAAAAGAAACCTGCAAAAAATTAAAGGAAAAAGGAATTTATGTTTCAGTCTGTAGGTGTACTAATGCCCTTAGAATCGTAATTATGCCCCATTTAGAATTTGAACATCTTGATAATTTAATAACTAATCTTTGTGATGTAAATAAAAAATAG
- the ilvE gene encoding branched-chain-amino-acid transaminase, whose protein sequence is MKIYMDGKFVNKEDAKVSVYDHGLLYGDGVFEGIRAYEGVVFKLKEHVDRLYESAASLDIKIDISREEMSKVVIETLKVNELNDAYIRLVVTRGVGDLGLDPRKCSKPTIFCIAEPMNPLLGDQGIKTIVSGIRRLPVDVLNPAVKSLNYLNSILAKIQANAAGVHEAFLLDKNGYVAEGTGDNVFVVKKGVIRTPPVSTSVLRGITRDTAIELAKEAGYTILEENLTIHDLYTADELFITGTAAELIHVVEIDGRIINNGEAGEITKDLLSRFIEIRGKIGDKIE, encoded by the coding sequence ATGAAAATTTACATGGATGGAAAATTCGTAAATAAAGAAGATGCCAAAGTTTCAGTATATGACCATGGTTTATTATATGGAGATGGGGTATTCGAAGGTATAAGAGCTTACGAAGGTGTTGTATTTAAATTAAAAGAACACGTTGATAGATTGTATGAATCAGCTGCGTCTTTAGATATTAAAATTGATATAAGCAGAGAAGAAATGTCTAAAGTAGTAATAGAAACATTAAAAGTAAATGAATTAAATGATGCATACATAAGGCTCGTAGTTACAAGAGGAGTAGGGGACTTAGGTTTAGATCCAAGAAAATGTTCAAAACCTACTATATTCTGTATTGCAGAACCTATGAATCCTTTATTAGGTGACCAGGGTATAAAAACTATTGTTTCAGGAATTAGAAGATTACCAGTGGATGTTTTAAACCCTGCTGTTAAATCATTAAACTACTTAAACAGTATTCTTGCAAAAATACAAGCTAACGCTGCAGGCGTTCACGAAGCTTTCTTATTAGATAAAAATGGATATGTTGCAGAAGGAACTGGAGACAACGTATTTGTAGTTAAAAAGGGAGTTATAAGAACACCGCCTGTATCAACAAGCGTATTAAGAGGTATTACAAGAGATACTGCAATAGAATTGGCAAAAGAAGCAGGATATACAATTTTAGAGGAAAATTTAACAATTCACGATTTGTACACTGCGGACGAATTATTTATTACAGGTACTGCTGCTGAATTAATTCATGTTGTAGAAATTGACGGTAGAATCATCAACAATGGTGAAGCTGGAGAAATTACAAAAGATTTACTAAGCAGATTTATCGAAATCAGAGGAAAAATTGGCGATAAAATAGAATAA
- the guaB gene encoding IMP dehydrogenase: protein MFSDKINNATKAYTFDDVLLIPNKSYVEPKSTSLSTNLSGVNLNVPVISAAMDTVSEKEMAIALARRGGMAVIHRNMTIEEQVKQVSAVKRAENLVVREVVTVSPELTVSDAEMIMYENEISGLPVVDDNKTLLGIITTRDLKFIPDMNLKVKDVMTKDVLHAHEDTPYEEILNRLYENKIERMPILEKETNVLIGMVTLRDILKRRKYPEAVRDEEGNLLVAAACGPNDFERAKALIEAKVDVIAIDCAHAHNMAVVENVKKFKELLNGTKVKLFVGNIATPEAAEDLIKAGADAIKVGIGPGSICTTRVVAGVGVPQLTAIAEIADVAKKYGVPVIADGGIKYSGDVAKAIAAGASAVMLGSLLAGTDEAPGQLITINGRKYKQYRGMGSLGAMCGSSGNVADRYFQKSDGAHMKHTKLVPEGIEGAVPYKGSVSDILFQIAGGLRSSMGYCGSENIGEMHEKARFVIITQSGQKESHPHDVLITNEAPNYPLNSK from the coding sequence TTGTTTTCAGATAAAATAAACAATGCTACAAAAGCATATACATTTGATGATGTTTTATTAATACCTAATAAATCATACGTGGAGCCAAAAAGTACTAGTTTAAGCACCAATTTATCAGGGGTTAACTTAAACGTACCTGTAATTTCTGCAGCTATGGATACGGTTTCAGAAAAAGAAATGGCTATTGCTTTAGCTAGAAGAGGGGGAATGGCAGTAATTCACAGAAATATGACCATTGAAGAACAAGTAAAACAAGTAAGCGCAGTTAAAAGGGCTGAAAATTTAGTGGTTAGAGAAGTAGTTACGGTATCACCAGAATTAACTGTTTCAGACGCTGAAATGATAATGTACGAAAATGAAATCAGCGGACTTCCAGTAGTGGACGATAATAAGACTCTTTTGGGCATCATTACAACAAGAGATTTAAAATTCATACCAGATATGAATTTAAAAGTAAAAGATGTCATGACTAAGGATGTATTACATGCGCACGAAGATACGCCTTACGAAGAAATATTAAACCGATTATATGAGAATAAAATCGAAAGAATGCCTATTTTGGAGAAAGAAACCAATGTTTTAATTGGAATGGTTACATTAAGAGACATATTAAAGAGAAGAAAATATCCTGAAGCAGTTAGGGACGAAGAAGGAAATTTATTAGTTGCTGCAGCTTGCGGTCCAAATGATTTTGAAAGAGCAAAAGCATTAATTGAAGCGAAAGTTGACGTTATTGCAATTGATTGCGCACACGCTCACAATATGGCTGTAGTTGAGAACGTTAAGAAATTTAAAGAATTATTAAATGGAACAAAGGTTAAATTATTCGTTGGTAACATTGCTACCCCAGAAGCAGCAGAAGATTTAATTAAAGCCGGTGCAGATGCTATTAAAGTAGGTATTGGACCAGGTTCAATCTGTACAACAAGAGTTGTTGCAGGAGTTGGGGTACCACAATTAACAGCAATAGCTGAAATTGCAGACGTTGCAAAAAAATACGGGGTACCTGTAATAGCTGATGGTGGTATTAAATACAGTGGAGACGTTGCAAAAGCAATAGCTGCAGGAGCTTCCGCAGTTATGTTGGGAAGTCTTTTAGCAGGTACTGATGAAGCACCAGGGCAGTTAATAACAATTAATGGTAGAAAATACAAACAATATAGGGGAATGGGTTCATTAGGTGCAATGTGCGGTAGTTCTGGAAACGTTGCAGACAGATACTTCCAAAAAAGTGACGGAGCACACATGAAACACACTAAGTTAGTTCCAGAAGGAATTGAAGGTGCAGTACCTTACAAAGGTTCAGTTAGCGATATATTATTCCAAATTGCAGGTGGCTTAAGATCATCAATGGGGTACTGTGGTTCTGAAAACATTGGAGAAATGCACGAAAAAGCTAGATTTGTGATAATAACACAAAGTGGGCAAAAAGAAAGTCACCCGCATGATGTTTTAATTACAAATGAAGCACCAAACTACCCTTTAAACTCCAAATAA
- a CDS encoding Sjogren's syndrome/scleroderma autoantigen 1 family protein encodes MSKELLSGAKMLGKHCKTCNFPLFEKSGIEYCPNCKGNTPPTDDKNEINSINLKNINYNKVIEDKISFLCNLLNKETDLDNIHKISNLISELLELSNKLNDFQKSRK; translated from the coding sequence ATATCTAAAGAATTACTATCAGGGGCTAAAATGTTAGGAAAACATTGTAAAACCTGCAATTTCCCCCTATTTGAAAAAAGTGGAATAGAGTATTGTCCAAATTGTAAAGGTAATACGCCCCCTACGGATGATAAAAACGAAATAAATTCCATAAATTTAAAAAATATAAATTATAACAAAGTAATTGAAGATAAAATAAGTTTTTTGTGTAATTTACTTAATAAAGAAACTGATTTAGATAATATTCATAAAATTAGCAATTTAATATCTGAATTATTAGAACTTTCCAATAAATTGAATGATTTTCAAAAAAGTAGAAAGTAG
- a CDS encoding MarC family protein: MIIDFQMVFILFSSLFAILNPFGVIPPFLSLTSGYSESEKVKIIQKSMVAAFLILLVSGLLGKYIIAFFGVSIPAIRITGGVLVFIVALEIITGNSTKQKALKSNLPEQCYEVEDISVVPLTIPLYAGPGAISTMIALTAQSSSYIHLMYLTMALIMCIVISYIILRFSKDLEKKLGKVGFNVLTKLMGLMLMAIAVQMLLDGIGGFIGLENSANIIFNNT, translated from the coding sequence ATGATAATTGATTTTCAGATGGTTTTTATATTATTTTCATCATTATTTGCTATATTGAATCCTTTTGGTGTGATTCCTCCGTTTTTATCCTTAACTAGCGGTTATTCGGAGTCTGAGAAAGTTAAAATAATCCAAAAATCAATGGTTGCAGCATTTTTGATATTGTTAGTATCGGGGTTATTGGGGAAATATATCATTGCATTCTTCGGTGTATCCATACCTGCAATACGTATAACAGGGGGAGTTTTAGTCTTTATTGTAGCTTTGGAGATTATAACCGGTAATTCTACAAAACAGAAGGCATTAAAATCTAATTTGCCCGAACAATGTTATGAAGTGGAAGATATTTCCGTAGTTCCTCTTACCATACCATTATATGCGGGCCCTGGTGCTATAAGTACCATGATAGCACTAACTGCACAATCTAGTAGCTATATACATTTAATGTATTTAACAATGGCTTTAATAATGTGTATCGTAATTTCATATATTATACTTAGGTTTTCAAAAGACTTGGAAAAAAAGCTTGGAAAAGTTGGTTTTAATGTACTTACGAAATTAATGGGTTTAATGCTCATGGCAATAGCAGTACAGATGCTTTTAGATGGTATAGGTGGATTTATAGGGCTGGAAAATTCTGCAAATATTATATTTAATAACACCTAA
- a CDS encoding beta-ribofuranosylaminobenzene 5'-phosphate synthase, with product MKIISPCRIHMGLIDMNGSVGRIDGGIGATLDHPNCEISGKESNEIEIEFSNSIMNNTPEEDLKSLHDRIYNSAKNVLSEIGQEGVYLQVNEVIPAHTGLGSGTQVSLSTGKLTSSIYGHDLDAYSIAKLTGRGGTSGIGVSGFEFGGFIVDGGHSFGESGEKTDYRPSSASKNVKPAPLLFRHDFNWEVVLTIPKIPTEEQVSDKKEVDIFKKYCPVPEDYVNRFCRLVLMKMMPAVIENNMKSFGECINEIQGLGFKGAEVQLQNSTLKNLLKHLQNTSYSGLSSFGPTIYSLGDKKEIMEQSNEFFDKEGLDGEIIVSKGNNTGYKLI from the coding sequence ATGAAAATAATATCCCCTTGTAGGATACATATGGGACTTATAGATATGAATGGTAGTGTTGGACGAATTGACGGTGGTATAGGTGCTACATTAGACCATCCCAATTGTGAAATTTCCGGAAAAGAAAGTAATGAAATAGAAATAGAATTTAGTAACTCTATAATGAATAATACCCCTGAAGAAGATTTAAAATCATTGCATGATAGGATATACAACTCTGCAAAAAATGTATTATCTGAAATAGGTCAGGAAGGAGTTTATTTACAAGTAAACGAAGTAATTCCTGCACATACTGGATTAGGTAGTGGAACGCAGGTTTCGTTATCAACTGGTAAATTAACCTCTTCAATTTATGGGCATGATTTAGATGCGTATTCCATTGCAAAATTAACTGGAAGGGGAGGTACTTCGGGTATCGGAGTTTCTGGATTTGAATTTGGAGGTTTTATAGTAGATGGAGGGCACAGCTTTGGAGAATCTGGTGAAAAAACAGATTATCGACCATCTTCAGCTTCAAAAAACGTTAAGCCAGCTCCTTTGTTATTTAGACATGACTTTAACTGGGAAGTCGTTTTAACTATACCTAAAATTCCGACTGAAGAGCAAGTATCTGATAAAAAGGAAGTAGATATCTTTAAAAAATACTGCCCTGTTCCTGAAGATTATGTAAATAGATTCTGTAGACTCGTACTTATGAAGATGATGCCTGCAGTTATTGAAAATAATATGAAGTCTTTTGGAGAATGTATAAATGAAATACAAGGTTTAGGTTTTAAAGGTGCGGAAGTTCAATTGCAGAACTCTACATTAAAAAATCTACTCAAACACTTACAAAATACTTCATACAGCGGGTTATCAAGTTTTGGACCTACAATATATTCATTAGGGGATAAAAAAGAAATTATGGAACAATCCAATGAATTTTTTGATAAAGAAGGATTGGATGGGGAAATAATTGTTTCAAAAGGTAATAATACAGGTTATAAATTGATTTAA
- a CDS encoding CBS domain-containing protein, whose product MTIKEIMKKPISIKQDDEIYDLIKLLRTHKISGVPVLDNDNYLVGIVSESDVIRALVVQDSDINLIAPSPLDLVELPLKTIFKMDEYRKEINEALKTKVSEIMTTDVIYITADSSVSDAATLMADKKINRLPVVNNGILEGIITRGDLMEELI is encoded by the coding sequence ATGACTATAAAAGAAATCATGAAGAAACCTATTTCAATTAAACAAGACGATGAGATATATGATTTAATAAAATTATTAAGAACTCATAAAATAAGTGGAGTTCCCGTATTGGATAATGACAATTATTTAGTTGGTATTGTTTCTGAAAGTGATGTTATACGAGCTTTAGTTGTTCAGGATAGTGATATAAACTTGATAGCTCCTTCACCTTTAGATTTGGTCGAATTACCTTTAAAGACAATATTTAAGATGGATGAATACCGAAAAGAAATAAATGAAGCCTTAAAAACCAAAGTTTCAGAGATTATGACTACGGATGTTATTTATATAACCGCGGACTCTTCGGTATCTGATGCAGCAACTTTAATGGCAGATAAAAAAATAAATAGGTTACCTGTTGTAAATAATGGTATTTTGGAAGGTATAATTACAAGAGGCGACTTAATGGAAGAATTAATATAA
- a CDS encoding TraB/GumN family protein — MIKINNGQNECEIHLIGTAHVSDKSIEDVSKAVKEINPDIIAIELDQNRFFKMFQERKGTIFSKNLNGNKISSIYVVQELETLNVANKPVNELDAQNIDNLEELRKESSKKHVMLLELSNAEDLAVEEKKLMIVADSQGRINSLSYLIPKIKEELEDNELENEIELVENKENDENNGTQTENESEMENRIEYNLMPVNLNNYHILRLPLEDKPMDLMTAIKHNKMSQYLLHNVLADFQKTIGEKFNIKPGSEMKEAISLSIDSQKPLLLMDRPIDITLSRLINSMSLKDKIKLFTDLYSGDSEEIELDKETIDEMIGSADELIEILKDASPTFYTVLVDERDKYMAKNLYDYSFGRDKIVAIIGAGHKKGITNYLRDLENKKTIDLSEIMDTKKKDSLIKKIFKWILKLIPFAILAIIIYGFYIASSNPELLQQLTIEWILINGILSSLGVIIARGKPLTAIVAFIAAPLTSLCPFIGAGWVAGAMELKYRPVSLNDIQNIFKVDSISQLLEINTMKILMVAALANLGSTIGTLYFSARFLGV, encoded by the coding sequence ATGATTAAAATTAATAACGGACAGAATGAATGTGAAATACATTTAATAGGTACTGCGCACGTATCAGATAAAAGTATAGAAGATGTATCAAAAGCCGTTAAGGAAATAAATCCCGATATTATTGCCATAGAACTTGATCAGAATAGATTTTTCAAAATGTTTCAAGAACGTAAGGGCACCATCTTTTCAAAAAATTTAAATGGAAACAAAATATCCTCAATATATGTGGTACAGGAATTAGAAACTTTAAACGTAGCTAATAAACCAGTTAATGAACTTGATGCTCAGAATATTGATAATTTAGAAGAATTAAGAAAAGAAAGTAGCAAAAAGCACGTTATGCTATTAGAATTGTCCAATGCAGAAGACTTGGCAGTCGAAGAGAAAAAATTAATGATTGTAGCAGATAGTCAGGGAAGAATAAATTCACTATCCTACTTAATACCTAAAATTAAGGAAGAATTGGAAGATAATGAATTGGAAAACGAAATAGAACTAGTAGAAAATAAAGAAAATGATGAAAATAATGGAACTCAGACTGAAAATGAGTCAGAAATGGAAAATAGGATTGAATATAATTTAATGCCCGTAAATTTGAATAACTACCATATACTAAGGTTACCTTTAGAAGATAAACCTATGGACTTGATGACGGCCATAAAACACAACAAAATGAGTCAGTACCTACTACATAATGTATTAGCAGATTTTCAAAAAACTATTGGTGAAAAATTTAACATAAAACCAGGTAGTGAGATGAAAGAAGCCATATCGTTGAGTATAGATAGTCAAAAACCGCTTTTGTTAATGGATAGACCCATAGATATTACACTATCAAGATTAATAAACAGTATGAGTTTAAAAGATAAAATAAAACTCTTTACAGATTTGTATAGTGGAGATAGTGAAGAAATAGAACTTGACAAGGAAACCATTGATGAAATGATAGGAAGCGCTGATGAATTAATCGAAATATTGAAGGATGCGTCACCAACATTCTATACAGTATTGGTTGATGAAAGGGACAAATATATGGCTAAAAACCTATACGACTATAGTTTTGGAAGAGACAAAATAGTTGCAATAATTGGTGCAGGTCATAAAAAAGGTATTACAAACTACTTAAGGGATTTGGAAAATAAAAAAACCATAGACTTATCAGAAATAATGGATACTAAAAAAAAAGATTCCTTAATTAAAAAAATATTCAAATGGATACTAAAACTGATACCTTTCGCAATATTGGCAATTATAATCTACGGATTTTACATTGCGTCCTCAAATCCGGAATTATTACAACAATTGACAATTGAATGGATATTAATTAATGGAATATTGTCTTCATTGGGCGTAATTATTGCTAGAGGAAAACCACTAACTGCGATTGTTGCATTTATAGCAGCCCCATTAACTTCATTATGTCCATTTATAGGGGCTGGATGGGTAGCAGGAGCCATGGAATTAAAATACAGGCCTGTATCACTTAATGATATACAAAATATATTTAAAGTAGATAGTATAAGTCAATTACTTGAAATAAATACTATGAAAATTTTGATGGTTGCTGCATTGGCAAATTTGGGAAGTACTATCGGCACATTGTACTTTTCAGCAAGATTTTTGGGAGTTTAA